A stretch of DNA from Halobacteriovorax sp. DA5:
TCTGTACGAATCTTTGGACCTTGAAGGTCAATAAGAACAGCTACTTCTCTTCCAATATTTTTTGAAGCCTGACGAATATTTGAAATAAGCTGGGCATGAGCTTCATGAGTACCGTGACTCATATTTACTCTTGTTACATTTACTCCTGCAATGATTAATTTCTCAATCATTTCTACAGTATTTGATGACGGCCCTAATGTCGCAACAATTTTAGCACGACGGACTTTGCCCATTCCCATTATCTCTCCCTGAATTTTTATAAGCTTTTTCTTTTTTTAATAATTAAGCTTTACGAGACTCTTGTTGATCCGTAAACATACCGCCACGAATTTCACTCGATCTCTCTTCTAAAGCTTCAGCATTTGCCGCACGAATTTCTTCCATACGGTTTTCATACTGATTAATTAGATTTGATCTTTCAAGTTTTGAGTTCTCATAAAGAGTATTGTATTGATTCTCAAGTTCAGTAACTTTGGAAACATACTTTCTCTGTGACTCATCTCTTTCTCGAGCAATCATATCTTCATAATACTCTACCATTCTTTTAACTTGAATGTCTGCTCTTTGTTTAACCTGAGATAGCCTCTTATCGAACTCACCTCTCAAGTTAGCTAGGTTACTGTGATTTTCACGATCTTTCAATGCTATTGCATTTCTCGTTTCTTCTTTTAGTTGATTAGACTCTAGACTTTGAGTTAATCGAATTCTTTCAATCTCTTTTGCATTTGCTTTCTTAAGTCTGTTTAACTTTGATTCATAAGAAGAGATTAACTTATCGTTTGTTTCTTCTAATTGTTCGATCTTCTGTGTTAGTGACTTAGCAAGCTTATCCTTACTTTCAATAAAGTGTTCTTTTGCTTCTTGCATCTCTTGAGAATGCTTCATATGAGTATCTTGAATAAATTTCTTTGATTCATCCGCAAAGTCTGCCTGCATCTGAGAAACAGCTTCCGTATTTCGATCACTCATTTTTTGAACTGTCTCGCCAAACTGTGCTCTTTGTCTTTCAAGAATTTTCTTTGATTGCTCTTTATCATTATAAGCTTCTAGCTCTTTTTCTTTTACTTGGCGCTTGAAGTTACCTTGTAGCTCTTCAACATCTTTATTAAGCTCAATATTAATATCACTTAGAGTATCACTCTTAAACTTGGCCATATCTTTTTCAAGATCAGCAATATACTCAGATGATTTTTGTTTTTGAGAACGAAGTGCTTCTTTTGTTGATTGTGAGCGACGTCTTTCTTGGATATCAGCATTAAAGCGATCCGTATCAATTTGATCACGAATATTTTTAATACGTGTCTCATATCCCCTTTCCGTTTGCTCTAACTTATCGTTGAAGACATCTTCACGACTTCCACCAGATAACTTCTGATTCATCTCTCGTCTTGCTCGATATAATTCCTTCGCATGACGATTCTCAAGATCCTTTGCATTTTGCGAAGAATCTCTTTGCTCCACCTGTCTTTTTCTTGAGTTTCGATCATTGATTTCTTCAATAGAACTCTTGAAACTTTTTTGGTTTTCAGCAAGTTGCTTATCTTTTTGAGCAGTCATATCTGAAATGCGCTGCTCTTGATAGTCTTTAAGAGACTCTTCTCGACCCTTATGATTCTTTCTTAAGCTATCAACATCATCATTAAATCTTTCATAAAGACGTGCGCGTTTCTCACCACTTTCTTTTAATTGATCCCTGATTTCATTTTCATAATTTGATATCAACTGACGGCGATCTTGTTTTGTTTCTAACTCATGATCGTGTGCCGTATCACGAGCGTCACGGTAAACCTTATCAATTGTCTCATTGAAGTGGTCATTCATCTTGCCCATAGTTGAATCGAATCTTCTTTGTTGTGATGAGAGACGATGATCCATATTCGAATTTTCGGCCAATGTTTTTGACTCATAGGCTTCGCGAATATTTTTAAAACGTGTATCGAATTGATCCTTACTATCCTTACGATCGCGTTCGAACTCACGCTTATTTCCATCTAACTTACTTAGATAATTTTTTTGTTGTTCTTCAATTTTTCTTTTTGTATCTTCCGTGGCCGTTTCTCTGAATCGATCTTGCCTTTCTTCAACTTTATTAAGTGAGTTATCATAGGCTTGACGCTGCTTATTTAAGCGATATTCTTGAGTGTCTTTTAACTCACCTACTTCACGTTTATAATTCTTTCTCTGCTCATCAATTGTCTGCTGAAAGTTCTCGCGGTGTTGTGAAAGTCTCTTTGAATAATCTCTAACGTCCATATTTTTTCCGATTTAGATGCAATAAGATATTATATACCCCCTCTATTCTATCAATTATGCACAATATAAAAAGGCCGGGAATAAATGCCCCGGCCTCTTAATTATCTGTCTTTCCGACTATTTTTATAATGTATTATGCGAATTATTTACCTAATTCTGAATCAATAAGCTCTTTAAATACTTCAAATGGTTGTGCACCATTAATTAGCATACCGTTCACATAAAAAGTTGGAGTTGATTGTACACCAACGTCAATCCCTTCTTTAACTGTAGCATCAACTTCTGCTTTCATACGTCCAGAATCAAGACACTCATCAAATTTCTTTTGATCTAAACCAACTGTCTTTGCTTTAGACTTAAGTCCATCAACAGAAAGTCCTGACTGATCTGCAAACATTGAATCGTGTAGTTTCCAAAATTTATCACCAGCTTGCTCATTTGCACATAGTGCCGCTTCAGCAGCTTTGGCCGCATCTTTATGAAAGCTTAATGGGAAGTTCTTGAATACAATTTTAACCTTATTACCATAAGTCTTCTTGATCTGATTCATGATCTCAACACCCTTAGCACAGTAAGGACACTGGAAATCCGAATATTCAGTAATAACTACGGCCGCATCCTTTCCACCAAACATTGGCTCTTTTCCTGTCACAGGAATTTCAAAACGTGGTCTTTTAGGTCTTTCTAAGTAAATTTCAACTGGGCTATTCTTCGTTTTCTTAGTTAAGTATGCTTCGATAGCTTCACGCTTTTTCGAGTTTCTTAAGAAGTCTACAATTCTAGCTTTTAACTGAGGATTTACATCAGGAATATTTCTTTCTTTTGCAAACTCGTTAATTTCTTTATCAGATACTTTTACGTCCTTAGCAATAACAACATCAATGAATTGCTCCATTGTCATTGAACTTCTTGCAGGGTCTTCATTTTTAAAATTCTCTAAAAGATAGGCCTTAACTTTACCTAGTTTTAGTTCATATACTTTTAATTGGGCTTCATATAACTCTGCTTCTGAGCCTTTAAAAAGCTCATCATGACTAACTTCTTTGCCATTGAACTTAATCACTGCAGTGGCATTTGGTGCCTTTTTAAATAAGAAATTTGGTTTTGAATTTACTTCGCTCGTACATGCAACTAGTCCAATTGCAGAAATAGCAACTAGGCCAAGTGCTAGCTTGGATTTTTTAAACATAATGATCTCCTTACATCAATTTAAACTAATTATATGTAAAAAAGAGAAATAATGCATTAGTGTTCACGTCATTTTTTTGTCAATTCGATAATTGCTTCACAAAGAGATCATATTGCGGCGAACTATTTTTCAATTCTTCATGCACACCTTTTGCAATAATTTTTCCACCTTCCATAACAAGAATCTGTTGGGCATCAAGTATTGTTTCAACTCGATGGGCCACGATAATTGTAACGGCCTGCTTTTGAACAAAGAGAATCATTTTACGTAGAGCTTCTTCAAGATCACTATCTAATGAAGAAGAAATTTCGTCGAATAGAACAATAGGCTTCTTTAAGTAACAAGAGCGAATCGCCGATATAAGCTGCTTTTGACCAAGTGAGATCTCATTTTGATCAAGGACTGTATCAGGCTTTATTCCCCATCTCGATAGATAAGAAATCTGTTCACAAACTTCACTCCAGAAAGCATCAAAACTTCCAAAACCTGCTTGCCCCATCGTAATATTAAATTCAACTGTTTCTGAAAAGATATGCGAATCTTGCGAAACAATCCCAATCAATTCACGATACTCATTGAAGTCATCAATATAATCAAAATTATACTCTTTCTTAACTCCGCTATGATTTTCAACAAATACCTTCCCTTCATCAGGAATAATATTAGCGGCCATGATATTTAAGAGAGTCGATTTTCCACTTCCAGATAATCCGACAATCCCAATAAGATCACCTTGGCGACAATCAAAAGAGATATCTTCTAAAGTAAAGGGTGTTGAATTCTCACCTTTAGCAGGATACGTAAATTTTTGGATTTCAATATGCATCTTTTCAACATCATACTGGCGTCTTTTTGTATTGATATCTGAAGACTTTTCCTTGTCTAAATCAACAAGAAATTCATTAATACGCCCTACTCCTGTTGCTGCTCTTTGAATATTTGCAACTTTCGAAGAGACATCTTTAATAGGATTAATCGAGCGCTGAATTAAATCAATTAGAGCAAAGATCAATGCGACTTGAGTAATACCACTATTTGGGATGATAAAGATTGCACAAGCTAAGAAGACTGGAAAAAGAGACTCGGCAAATGAGTAGTACGATGCGTCCCAAACGTTTGAAGATAGGATCTTCTTAAGAAATTCATCAAAGACAAATAAGGACTTCTTCGATGTATACTGATCTGCAGGGTTGTAGTAATTCTCACGAACACCGCCAATAAGATCCGCAACAACACGGTAAAGTTTTGCACGTGAATTTCTCACGCTTAAGAAAACTGCACGCATATACTTAGAGCACCAAATTAAAATAAAGCAGGCTCCAAATTGGATTACTGCAAGATACACTCCGGCAATTGCATTTAAACTTACAAAACTGATCAGAGAAGCAACAACGAAGAAGATATCAATGACAATTCCAAAAGTTCCAGAAGTAACAAGCTCCCTTAGGCTTTCCGTATCGCTCATAATACGCGCTAAGACCTCTCCTTGAGGGTAGCGATCATTGCGGTTTTCTTTCGATGTTTGAAGCTCAACACTTG
This window harbors:
- a CDS encoding thioredoxin domain-containing protein, with translation MFKKSKLALGLVAISAIGLVACTSEVNSKPNFLFKKAPNATAVIKFNGKEVSHDELFKGSEAELYEAQLKVYELKLGKVKAYLLENFKNEDPARSSMTMEQFIDVVIAKDVKVSDKEINEFAKERNIPDVNPQLKARIVDFLRNSKKREAIEAYLTKKTKNSPVEIYLERPKRPRFEIPVTGKEPMFGGKDAAVVITEYSDFQCPYCAKGVEIMNQIKKTYGNKVKIVFKNFPLSFHKDAAKAAEAALCANEQAGDKFWKLHDSMFADQSGLSVDGLKSKAKTVGLDQKKFDECLDSGRMKAEVDATVKEGIDVGVQSTPTFYVNGMLINGAQPFEVFKELIDSELGK
- a CDS encoding ATP-binding cassette domain-containing protein, translating into MHIEIQKFTYPAKGENSTPFTLEDISFDCRQGDLIGIVGLSGSGKSTLLNIMAANIIPDEGKVFVENHSGVKKEYNFDYIDDFNEYRELIGIVSQDSHIFSETVEFNITMGQAGFGSFDAFWSEVCEQISYLSRWGIKPDTVLDQNEISLGQKQLISAIRSCYLKKPIVLFDEISSSLDSDLEEALRKMILFVQKQAVTIIVAHRVETILDAQQILVMEGGKIIAKGVHEELKNSSPQYDLFVKQLSN